From Myxocyprinus asiaticus isolate MX2 ecotype Aquarium Trade chromosome 10, UBuf_Myxa_2, whole genome shotgun sequence, the proteins below share one genomic window:
- the LOC127447563 gene encoding paraneoplastic antigen Ma1 homolog: protein MVNTSYALVLSGVPADADVMATEDAVQTVKVFGRVRVRGKKYNLQMICNLVLYECLQPLNPYHTPPEIISSSGEPWKTILLTLPVSRPDQFSEKISRLFSEEGKTMEDVKALFSQKSAQTSSPDNIIRAVVDLLEKAMRPTNNAFRCLRTFSGKVSSPPGEESLEHWLDQAQLTIEECSCSNKEKRTRIVECLKGTALEIVQAVRLDNPDSSPSEYLQALENVFGTSESGEDLYFAFRTLHQQSGEKLSDFLQRLERSLRKVMQRL from the coding sequence ATGGTTAACACCTCTTATGCCCTTGTGCTCAGTGGTGTGCCTGCTGATGCAGATGTCATGGCTACTGAAGATGCTGTCCAGACAGTAAAGGTTTTTGGAAGAGTTCGTGTAAGGGGCAAAAAGTACAACTTGCAGATGATATGTAACTTGGTGCTATATGAGTGCCTCCAGCCTTTAAACCCGTATCACACTCCTCCTGAGATCATATCTTCCAGTGGAGAGCCCTGGAAAACTATACTGCTTACCCTGCCTGTGAGTCGTCCTGATCAGTTTTCTGAGAAAATCAGTAGATTATTTAGTGAGGAAGGAAAGACTATGGAAGATGTCAAAGCTCTTTTCTCCCAAAAATCTGCCCAAACAAGTTCACCTGATAATATTATCAGAGCAGTTGTAGATTTGCTTGAGAAAGCTATGAGACCTACCAACAATGCTTTCAGATGCTTGAGAACTTTCTCAGGGAAAGTTTCTTCTCCTCCTGGTGAAGAGAGCTTAGAACATTGGCTTGATCAAGCCCAATTAACGATTGAGGAGTGTAGTTGTTCCAACAAAGAGAAACGTACCAGAATTGTTGAATGTTTGAAAGGCACTGCCTTAGAAATTGTTCAAGCAGTGAGGTTAGATAACCCTGATTCCAGTCCTTCCGAATACTTGCAGGCATTGGAAAATGTCTTTGGAACTTCTGAGTCTGGGGAGGACCTgtattttgctttcagaacattgCACCAACAGTCTGGTGAAAAGCTTTCTGATTTCTTACAGAGATTGGAGAGATCTCTCAGAAAAGTCATGCAAAGACTGTAG